In Desulfomicrobium apsheronum, one genomic interval encodes:
- a CDS encoding sodium:solute symporter family protein, with translation MSLQIWTYLIVGATFALYIGIAWTSRVKDTKGFYVAGGGVPPLANGMATAADWMSAASFISMAGMISFMGYAGCMYLMGWTGGYVLLALLLAPYLRKFGKFTVPDFVGDRYYSSAARLVALICAIFVSLTYVAGQMRGVGIVFSRFLEVDVNTGVMIGMVLVFLYAAIGGMKGITWTQVAQYCVLITAFLIPAIAISLKLTGNPIPQAGFGSTILAGADSGKYLLETLNQIGRDLGFAEYTSAFGAGTKPMIDVFAITMCLMVGTAGLPHVIIRFYTVPSVRAARLSAFYAILFIGILYTTAPALGAFSRYTLTKALSETSYSSVPAWFGNWEKTGLLAWVDKNNDGIITYRAGAAFAGKPTYSGETGAHGQRLITNAPLDNANELYIDNDIMVLATPEISQLPPWVIALVAAGGLAAALSTAAGLLLVIASSISHDLYYRIINRGASEKIRLLVGRVMIGVGVIIAGYFGINPPGFVAQVVALAFGLASSSFFPIIVLGIFWKRATKEGAISGMISGIGFTMLYIVQTKFMGVSPWFFGISPEGIGTVGMVINFAVTFGVSMITKAPPLAVQEMVESVRIPRGAGAAIDH, from the coding sequence ATGTCACTGCAAATCTGGACTTATCTCATCGTGGGCGCGACGTTCGCCCTCTACATAGGAATCGCCTGGACATCCCGCGTCAAGGACACAAAGGGCTTTTACGTCGCCGGAGGCGGTGTTCCGCCCTTGGCCAACGGAATGGCCACGGCGGCCGACTGGATGAGCGCCGCCTCTTTCATCTCCATGGCCGGCATGATCTCGTTCATGGGCTATGCTGGCTGCATGTACCTCATGGGCTGGACCGGCGGCTACGTGCTCCTGGCCCTGCTCCTGGCCCCCTATCTGCGCAAGTTCGGCAAGTTCACGGTCCCGGACTTCGTCGGCGACCGTTATTATTCCTCGGCGGCCAGGCTCGTGGCGCTGATCTGTGCCATCTTCGTCTCCCTGACCTACGTGGCCGGGCAGATGCGCGGGGTCGGCATCGTCTTCAGCCGCTTTCTGGAAGTCGACGTCAATACCGGAGTCATGATCGGCATGGTCCTGGTTTTCCTGTACGCGGCCATCGGCGGCATGAAGGGCATCACCTGGACCCAGGTGGCCCAGTACTGCGTGCTGATCACGGCCTTCCTCATTCCGGCCATCGCCATCTCGCTCAAGCTGACCGGCAATCCCATCCCGCAGGCAGGTTTTGGAAGCACCATTCTCGCTGGAGCCGACTCGGGCAAGTATCTGCTCGAAACCCTGAACCAGATCGGCAGGGATCTTGGCTTCGCCGAGTACACCAGCGCGTTTGGCGCGGGCACGAAACCCATGATCGACGTCTTCGCCATCACCATGTGTCTCATGGTCGGCACGGCCGGACTGCCCCACGTCATCATCCGTTTCTACACCGTGCCCAGCGTCCGGGCCGCCCGCCTCTCGGCCTTCTACGCCATTCTGTTCATCGGCATCCTCTATACCACGGCTCCGGCTCTGGGCGCGTTCTCCCGCTATACCCTGACCAAGGCACTGAGCGAAACATCGTACTCCTCGGTACCCGCCTGGTTCGGCAACTGGGAAAAAACAGGTCTTCTGGCCTGGGTGGACAAGAACAATGACGGCATCATCACCTACAGGGCCGGTGCGGCCTTCGCGGGCAAGCCAACCTACAGCGGAGAAACGGGTGCACACGGCCAGCGACTGATCACGAACGCGCCTCTCGACAACGCCAACGAACTTTACATAGACAACGACATCATGGTCCTGGCCACCCCCGAAATCTCGCAGCTTCCGCCCTGGGTCATCGCCCTGGTCGCGGCAGGCGGACTTGCCGCTGCCCTGTCCACGGCGGCCGGACTCTTGCTGGTCATCGCCTCGTCCATCTCCCATGACCTCTACTACCGCATCATCAACCGCGGCGCCTCGGAGAAGATACGCCTGCTCGTGGGCCGGGTCATGATCGGCGTGGGCGTCATCATCGCGGGATACTTCGGCATCAACCCTCCGGGATTTGTCGCCCAGGTCGTGGCGCTGGCTTTCGGACTGGCTTCGTCCTCCTTCTTCCCCATCATCGTGCTCGGCATCTTCTGGAAGCGCGCAACCAAGGAAGGAGCCATCAGCGGCATGATCAGCGGTATCGGATTCACCATGCTCTACATCGTACAGACCAAGTTCATGGGCGTGTCTCCCTGGTTCTTCGGCATCAGCCCCGAAGGCATCGGAACGGTGGGCATGGTCATCAACTTCGCGGTCACATTCGGCGTCTCCATGATCACCAAGGCTCCGCCGCTCGCCGTGCAGGAGATGGTGGAAAGCGTGCGCATCCCGCGCGGAGCGGGTGCGGCCATCGATCACTAG
- a CDS encoding ATP-binding protein gives MGHITSKDIFRKLGHRLDQAPVRTPWTPIFRQLVEELYSRPEAELVARMPYRPSTLERISGMLGEPEDALRPMIEGLCAKGLVIDIWDGARYQYMVSPIVIGFFEFTMMRTGPDLPRARWAELFQAYMFGDKDFLHANFGDGQATSVMRALPHEEALGEHVEILDYEKASALIEEHTEFSLGLCSCRHEKHHLGHAPCRTPMDTCTSMGTGARFLIRNGFAKPIDKMQMRDILARSRDQGLTLTADNVRRDAGFICHCCGCCCNLLQGVRETGYTGILVTSNFVAVVDENLCTGCGLCAKACPVNAVDMHAREAANASRKPAKLARIEEVCLGCGVCALKCPTGALKLKPRPQKVYHPEDSFERVMLQALERDTFQTFIFDNPESRTQEFMRALVGGFLKLPPVKRALLGEKLRSRFLSALRRMAG, from the coding sequence ATGGGACACATCACAAGCAAGGACATCTTCCGCAAACTCGGACACCGCCTCGACCAGGCCCCGGTGCGCACCCCGTGGACACCGATCTTCAGACAATTGGTGGAAGAGCTGTATTCCCGGCCCGAGGCCGAACTGGTCGCGCGCATGCCCTACCGCCCCTCTACCTTGGAGCGCATCTCAGGCATGCTTGGCGAACCCGAAGACGCCCTGCGCCCCATGATCGAAGGACTCTGCGCAAAGGGCCTGGTCATCGATATCTGGGACGGCGCGCGCTACCAGTACATGGTCAGCCCCATTGTCATCGGCTTCTTCGAATTCACCATGATGCGCACCGGGCCGGATCTGCCGCGCGCACGCTGGGCGGAACTTTTTCAGGCCTACATGTTCGGAGACAAGGATTTCCTGCATGCCAATTTCGGTGACGGTCAGGCCACCTCGGTCATGCGTGCCCTGCCGCACGAAGAGGCGCTGGGTGAACATGTGGAGATTCTGGATTACGAGAAGGCTTCCGCGCTCATCGAGGAGCACACGGAATTTTCACTCGGCCTGTGCTCCTGCCGCCACGAGAAGCACCACCTCGGGCACGCTCCCTGCCGCACGCCCATGGACACCTGCACCTCCATGGGCACCGGCGCGCGCTTCCTGATCCGCAACGGCTTCGCCAAACCCATCGACAAAATGCAGATGCGCGACATCCTGGCCCGCTCCCGGGACCAGGGCCTGACCCTGACTGCCGACAACGTCCGCCGCGACGCCGGCTTCATCTGCCACTGCTGCGGCTGCTGCTGCAATCTGCTCCAGGGCGTGCGGGAGACCGGATACACGGGCATCCTGGTCACCTCGAACTTCGTGGCCGTGGTGGACGAAAACCTGTGCACGGGCTGCGGCCTGTGCGCCAAGGCCTGCCCGGTCAACGCCGTGGATATGCACGCACGGGAAGCCGCCAACGCGTCCCGCAAGCCCGCGAAACTGGCGCGGATCGAAGAAGTGTGCCTGGGCTGCGGGGTCTGCGCCCTGAAATGTCCAACCGGAGCGCTCAAGCTTAAGCCTCGCCCGCAAAAAGTATATCACCCCGAAGACAGCTTCGAGCGGGTCATGCTCCAGGCACTGGAACGCGACACCTTCCAGACCTTCATCTTCGATAATCCAGAGAGCCGCACCCAGGAGTTCATGCGCGCCCTTGTCGGCGGATTCCTGAAACTCCCGCCGGTCAAACGGGCGCTCCTGGGCGAAAAACTGCGCTCGCGCTTTTTGTCGGCATTGCGCCGGATGGCGGGATAG
- a CDS encoding 3'-5' exonuclease, which translates to MNLPTPKSLLALMGLGQKGSSLPALDENNRLCRQLDQTRPLEDYVYTVLDTELTGLSARKEEIVSIGAVRVRGLAIVPGESFSVLVRPSIPLPKTSTLIHRITPEAIAKAPPLVEVLPGLIEFCKGTLIVGHHVGLDMSFLNRACKKNHGRPLANPCLDTMRMAMLWREKRTPSHYEQYNLSISYVLTDLAREFELPRFTAHDALGDALQTAYLFIYLAKKIAGNRPLTLRELFRAGQSWRWYM; encoded by the coding sequence ATGAATCTTCCCACACCGAAAAGTCTGCTCGCCCTGATGGGACTTGGTCAAAAAGGCTCAAGCCTGCCCGCGCTGGACGAAAACAACCGTCTATGCCGCCAGCTGGACCAGACCCGCCCCCTGGAGGATTACGTCTACACGGTGCTGGACACGGAACTGACCGGCCTCTCAGCCCGCAAGGAGGAAATCGTCTCCATCGGAGCCGTGCGTGTGCGCGGACTGGCCATCGTGCCGGGCGAAAGCTTCAGCGTTCTGGTGCGGCCCAGCATTCCGCTCCCCAAGACAAGCACCCTCATCCACCGCATCACCCCCGAGGCCATCGCCAAGGCCCCGCCCCTGGTCGAGGTCCTTCCCGGGCTGATCGAATTCTGCAAGGGCACCCTCATCGTCGGCCACCACGTTGGGTTGGACATGAGCTTCCTGAACAGGGCCTGCAAAAAGAATCACGGCCGACCACTGGCCAATCCCTGCCTCGACACCATGCGCATGGCCATGCTGTGGCGCGAGAAGCGCACGCCCTCGCATTACGAACAGTACAACCTGAGCATCTCCTATGTGCTGACCGACCTGGCCCGGGAGTTCGAACTGCCCCGTTTCACGGCCCACGATGCCTTGGGCGATGCCCTCCAGACAGCCTACCTCTTCATCTACCTGGCCAAGAAGATCGCCGGCAACAGGCCGCTTACCCTGCGCGAATTGTTCCGCGCCGGACAGAGCTGGCGCTGGTACATGTAG
- a CDS encoding DUF4212 domain-containing protein, producing MDMSMQSYWKRNKTYMLILLAIWATVSYGFGILFVEQLNAFHLGGFPLGFWFAQQGSIYVFVLIILAYFLLMDRLDKKYDVHE from the coding sequence ATGGATATGTCAATGCAAAGTTACTGGAAAAGAAACAAAACGTACATGCTCATCCTTTTGGCCATCTGGGCGACGGTATCCTACGGATTCGGGATTTTATTCGTCGAACAACTCAACGCCTTCCATCTTGGCGGATTTCCTCTAGGTTTCTGGTTTGCCCAGCAAGGGTCGATCTATGTTTTCGTACTCATCATCCTTGCCTACTTCCTGCTCATGGATCGGCTGGATAAGAAATACGACGTGCATGAATAG
- a CDS encoding DUF294 nucleotidyltransferase-like domain-containing protein: protein MNAGIQPAGYDSIITFLESTLPFSELERQSLVRLARGCLVDFFPAGTRLLRRGISEVDGLYLIQKGAIRLFLEDEGILMDIRTEGASLGALSLFNGEKAAMDAETVEDTFIIKIPRDRFFEAVHLNPGIPRFYLKSFADTFLSKAFEEMRCKTLPAHEDHSLHLFSNPVGDLVSREPVSVPFGLSIQAAAKEMIRHNTGSLLFREPSGEICGIITDTDLRKAMALGLDLQAPAETIMTTPVESIDAGAVCFDALLTMMSKNIHHLVVKSNNRLQGIISSHDIMLLQGRSPMSVFREIASRTTIPGLYPLHDSITPVIRTLVQQGAKAGNITRMIAILNDQIMSKLLDLMLRELGPPPVKFCLLLMGSEGRREQTFATDQDNALVTENCGVDFLERAAETYFSAFTERMVGHLINCGFPRCPGDMMASNPQWRGSLDAWKNRVTTWTTAPEPERVLASSVFFDFRGIYGHKDLAENLRLHVTNACAGKDLFLRYLAAECLNSKPPLTFFKNFMVEKDGAHKNTLDIKTRGLLPFMDFARVMALYHGIRETSTLGRLELLHQEGHLSRDLFHEAREAFEFLLHSRLMHQLEQMEQGVPPDNRLDPGTLSALEKRTLREAFGVITPLHGVLREVFRLNMA, encoded by the coding sequence ATGAACGCGGGAATTCAGCCTGCGGGATACGACAGCATCATCACCTTTCTTGAGAGCACTCTGCCCTTTTCCGAACTGGAGAGGCAGAGTCTTGTCCGTCTTGCCCGAGGCTGCCTGGTGGACTTCTTTCCAGCCGGAACGCGGCTGCTGCGCCGGGGGATTAGCGAGGTCGACGGCCTCTACCTGATCCAGAAAGGAGCCATCCGCCTTTTTCTTGAGGACGAGGGCATTCTCATGGACATCCGCACCGAAGGGGCATCCCTTGGCGCACTGTCGCTTTTCAACGGTGAAAAGGCGGCCATGGATGCCGAAACGGTCGAAGACACCTTCATCATCAAGATTCCCCGCGACCGTTTTTTCGAAGCCGTGCATCTCAACCCGGGCATCCCGCGCTTCTACCTCAAATCCTTCGCCGACACGTTCCTCTCAAAGGCCTTCGAGGAAATGCGCTGCAAGACCCTCCCGGCTCATGAAGACCACAGCCTGCATCTCTTCAGCAATCCCGTTGGCGATCTCGTCTCCCGCGAACCCGTCAGCGTGCCCTTTGGCCTGAGCATCCAGGCCGCGGCCAAGGAAATGATCCGGCACAACACGGGCTCGCTCCTGTTCCGTGAACCCTCTGGGGAGATCTGCGGCATCATCACGGACACGGACCTACGCAAGGCCATGGCCCTGGGCCTTGACCTGCAGGCCCCGGCCGAGACCATCATGACCACGCCGGTGGAGAGCATCGACGCCGGAGCGGTATGCTTCGACGCCCTGTTGACCATGATGTCCAAGAACATCCATCATCTCGTGGTCAAATCCAACAACAGGCTGCAAGGCATCATCAGCTCCCACGACATCATGCTCCTGCAGGGCCGCTCGCCCATGTCCGTGTTCCGGGAAATCGCCTCGCGCACCACCATCCCCGGGCTCTATCCGCTGCACGACAGCATCACCCCGGTCATCCGCACCCTGGTCCAGCAAGGCGCCAAAGCGGGCAACATCACCCGCATGATCGCAATCCTGAACGACCAGATCATGTCCAAGCTCCTTGATCTCATGCTGCGCGAACTGGGTCCGCCTCCGGTCAAATTCTGCCTCCTGCTCATGGGCAGCGAGGGCCGCCGCGAGCAGACCTTCGCCACGGACCAGGACAACGCGCTGGTCACTGAAAACTGCGGAGTGGATTTTCTGGAGCGCGCGGCCGAGACCTATTTTTCGGCCTTCACCGAACGCATGGTCGGGCATCTCATAAACTGCGGCTTTCCGCGCTGCCCTGGCGACATGATGGCCTCGAACCCCCAGTGGCGAGGCTCGCTTGATGCGTGGAAAAACCGGGTCACCACCTGGACCACCGCGCCCGAACCCGAGCGCGTCCTGGCCAGCTCCGTTTTTTTCGATTTCAGGGGCATTTACGGGCACAAGGATCTGGCCGAAAACCTGCGCCTGCACGTCACCAACGCCTGCGCCGGCAAAGATCTGTTCCTGCGCTACCTGGCCGCAGAATGCCTGAATTCCAAACCGCCGCTGACATTCTTCAAGAATTTCATGGTTGAAAAGGATGGAGCCCACAAGAACACCCTGGACATAAAAACCAGGGGCCTGCTGCCCTTCATGGACTTTGCGCGGGTCATGGCTCTTTATCACGGAATCCGGGAAACGAGCACCCTTGGCAGGCTTGAACTGCTGCATCAGGAGGGGCATCTATCGCGCGATTTGTTCCACGAAGCGCGGGAGGCCTTCGAATTCCTGCTGCATTCGCGGCTCATGCACCAGCTCGAACAGATGGAGCAGGGCGTGCCACCGGACAACCGCCTTGACCCGGGGACCCTCTCGGCGCTGGAAAAAAGAACCCTGCGCGAAGCCTTCGGCGTGATCACCCCGCTGCACGGAGTGTTGCGCGAAGTCTTCCGGCTGAACATGGCATGA
- a CDS encoding sulfite exporter TauE/SafE family protein, translating into MFEVVALYLAVGAVAGVLAGLLGIGGGLVIVPMLVFCMELQNLPQELIMHMALGTSMASIMFTSVSSFMAHHRRGAVEWSVVRRIVVGILVGTFLGAWVAAQMSTGALKIFFVIFLYYVCYQMLSGKKPKPSRVMPGTAGMFGAGNVIGVVSSLVGIGGGTLSVPFMVWHNIPIHKAIGTSAAIGFPIAVAGTLGYIVNGLGTENLPPFSLGYISMTALISIAVMSVITAPLGVRLAHSLPVDKLKRVFALILFLVGTKMLVSLF; encoded by the coding sequence ATGTTTGAAGTAGTCGCTTTGTATCTGGCCGTGGGCGCGGTGGCCGGCGTTCTGGCCGGATTGCTGGGCATCGGGGGCGGACTTGTCATCGTGCCCATGCTGGTTTTTTGCATGGAGTTGCAGAACCTGCCCCAGGAGCTGATCATGCATATGGCGCTGGGCACCTCCATGGCCAGCATCATGTTCACCTCGGTTTCGAGCTTCATGGCCCATCATCGCCGGGGCGCGGTGGAGTGGAGCGTGGTCAGGCGCATCGTAGTCGGCATCCTGGTCGGCACGTTCCTCGGAGCCTGGGTGGCCGCGCAGATGAGCACCGGAGCGCTCAAGATATTCTTCGTCATTTTTCTTTACTACGTCTGTTACCAGATGCTCTCCGGGAAGAAACCCAAGCCGTCGCGCGTTATGCCTGGAACGGCGGGGATGTTTGGGGCGGGCAATGTCATCGGGGTGGTTTCGAGCCTGGTCGGCATCGGCGGGGGCACACTTTCCGTGCCGTTCATGGTCTGGCACAACATTCCCATCCACAAGGCCATCGGCACTTCCGCAGCCATCGGCTTTCCCATCGCCGTGGCGGGAACCCTGGGCTACATCGTCAACGGCCTTGGGACCGAAAACCTGCCGCCTTTTTCCCTCGGCTACATATCCATGACGGCGCTGATCTCCATCGCGGTCATGAGCGTCATCACCGCTCCCCTGGGCGTGCGTCTGGCTCACAGCCTGCCCGTGGACAAACTGAAGAGGGTGTTCGCGCTGATCCTCTTTCTGGTCGGCACCAAGATGCTGGTTTCGCTTTTCTAG
- the vapB gene encoding type II toxin-antitoxin system antitoxin VapB — MQTAKLFNNGRSQAVRLPKELRFSGEDVYVRKIGNMVILLPKDDPWSPLVNSLDQFSSDFMNTREQPPLDAREEL, encoded by the coding sequence ATGCAGACCGCCAAGCTTTTTAACAATGGTCGAAGTCAAGCCGTCAGGCTACCCAAGGAGTTGCGGTTTTCCGGAGAGGACGTGTACGTCAGGAAAATCGGCAACATGGTAATTTTATTGCCCAAGGACGATCCATGGTCGCCACTGGTGAACAGTCTGGACCAGTTTTCTTCCGATTTCATGAACACGAGGGAGCAGCCGCCGCTTGATGCGCGGGAAGAGCTGTGA
- the vapC gene encoding type II toxin-antitoxin system tRNA(fMet)-specific endonuclease VapC, protein MITYLLDTNICIYVIKRSPTQVLERFRKADVSSIGISSITFSELMYGAAKSSRPEQNRIALTQFVAPLEIMPYDDSAAGRYGDLRACLERQGTPIGSLDMLIAAHALALDCVLVSNNLKEFVRVPHLRMENWTVE, encoded by the coding sequence GTGATCACCTATTTACTGGACACGAATATTTGCATTTACGTCATCAAGCGCAGCCCAACGCAGGTGCTGGAGCGTTTTCGGAAGGCTGATGTTTCAAGCATCGGCATTTCGTCCATAACGTTCAGTGAACTGATGTATGGTGCGGCCAAAAGTTCGCGTCCCGAGCAGAATCGGATCGCACTGACGCAATTCGTGGCCCCGCTGGAAATCATGCCCTATGATGACTCGGCTGCAGGGCGGTACGGAGACCTGCGAGCCTGTCTGGAACGGCAAGGCACACCTATCGGCTCGCTGGACATGCTCATCGCCGCCCACGCCCTGGCACTGGATTGTGTTCTGGTGAGCAATAATTTGAAGGAGTTTGTGCGCGTTCCGCACCTGCGAATGGAAAATTGGACGGTGGAATGA